One Phycisphaerae bacterium RAS2 DNA window includes the following coding sequences:
- a CDS encoding Subtilase family protein, which yields MILSRVFFVCAIGLTIGFSAASRADLILPDLPPESNALHLRTGKVVLEPAQSLHRLDPAAPGATIAEKGHFVIQLDGPLTSAREAALVQTGVTLGQYLPMYAYIVELPAGFNTPAQLTGLDFVRWVGAYEASWKLDPEIGMIAHSAPDRVALAEQDRLRLVVSLFEGADMNAALDQINALPAVVINTADDHAFGGAIELDMPAFAYQALADVKEVHYVAEVGDFLFRNDTNKWICQTNINGSTTIWDNGIRGEGQIGGLIDGAVRQDHCSFADPGGNPIGPAHRKFEAYVGAAGSNGHGTHVAGTFVGNEQPISGGTTYRGMAYMAKLVANRTSVSTSNVNTLLTQDHNLGARVHSNSWGWDGSQTYIQASRDIDLFSRTNEESLVLVAVTNQNAVVYQPENAKNCIGVALLNDAPSESQCFAAGRATTNDGRRKPELLAPGCSTWSSNSGTTCGFTNSGYSGTSMATPVISGCGLLTRQYFMNGYYPTGAAVGGNAFTPSAALVKAILMNSGRDVTGIAGFPSNNEGWGRVTLDDALYFAGDARKLIVLDDIRNNVGLTTGQSKAYNVNVTAGMSLKVSLVWTEPAAAVNANPAYINDLNLTVAGPGGTYLGNNFASGQSATGGSADFRNNVEQVYLLTPAAGTYTITVNALAVNAAGSPQGFAAVVTGNVIPTPQQPDCDQSGGFDLALDTACFVDVLLGINTNPASQAVVDMDGNTFNNGQDIQQWIDCVVNNNCN from the coding sequence ATGATCTTGAGCCGCGTTTTTTTTGTCTGCGCAATCGGTCTGACCATCGGTTTTTCGGCCGCGTCTCGCGCCGACTTGATCCTGCCGGATTTGCCGCCGGAGTCAAACGCCCTGCACCTGCGCACCGGGAAGGTCGTCCTCGAACCGGCGCAATCGCTGCACCGCCTGGACCCGGCCGCGCCCGGCGCGACGATCGCGGAGAAGGGCCACTTTGTCATTCAGCTTGACGGCCCGCTGACGTCCGCCCGCGAGGCGGCGCTGGTACAGACCGGCGTCACCCTCGGACAATATCTACCCATGTATGCATACATTGTCGAACTGCCGGCGGGTTTCAATACCCCGGCGCAGCTCACCGGCCTGGACTTCGTTCGCTGGGTCGGCGCGTACGAGGCGAGCTGGAAGCTCGACCCGGAGATCGGCATGATAGCGCACTCCGCGCCGGATCGCGTAGCGCTCGCCGAGCAGGATCGACTTCGGCTTGTGGTCTCGCTGTTCGAGGGGGCCGACATGAATGCAGCCCTAGACCAGATCAACGCCCTGCCCGCGGTCGTCATCAACACCGCCGACGACCATGCATTCGGCGGCGCGATCGAGCTGGACATGCCGGCATTCGCCTATCAGGCGTTGGCCGACGTCAAAGAAGTTCACTACGTCGCCGAGGTGGGAGACTTTCTCTTCCGCAACGACACCAACAAGTGGATCTGCCAGACGAACATAAACGGTTCCACGACCATTTGGGATAATGGCATTCGCGGAGAAGGCCAGATCGGCGGCCTCATCGACGGCGCCGTCCGCCAGGATCACTGCTCGTTCGCCGATCCAGGCGGCAACCCAATCGGTCCCGCGCACCGCAAGTTTGAGGCGTACGTCGGTGCGGCCGGCAGCAACGGTCACGGCACTCATGTGGCCGGCACCTTTGTCGGAAACGAACAGCCGATCAGCGGCGGAACGACCTATCGCGGCATGGCCTACATGGCCAAGCTCGTCGCCAACCGCACGAGCGTCTCTACTTCCAACGTCAACACGCTGCTCACCCAGGATCACAACCTCGGGGCGCGCGTGCATAGCAACAGTTGGGGCTGGGACGGCTCGCAGACGTACATCCAGGCTAGCCGCGACATCGACCTCTTCAGCCGAACCAACGAAGAAAGTCTTGTCCTGGTCGCCGTAACAAACCAGAACGCGGTCGTCTATCAGCCGGAGAACGCCAAGAACTGCATCGGCGTCGCCCTGCTGAACGACGCGCCCAGCGAATCACAGTGCTTTGCCGCGGGCCGCGCCACGACCAACGACGGTCGCCGCAAGCCGGAACTTTTGGCGCCTGGATGCTCGACATGGTCCAGCAACTCCGGCACGACCTGCGGGTTCACCAATTCCGGCTACAGCGGCACATCCATGGCCACGCCCGTCATTTCAGGCTGCGGTCTTCTCACGCGACAGTATTTCATGAACGGCTACTATCCGACCGGCGCTGCCGTCGGTGGAAATGCCTTCACGCCTTCCGCCGCCCTGGTCAAGGCCATCCTCATGAATTCCGGCCGCGACGTCACGGGGATCGCAGGCTTTCCGAGCAACAATGAGGGCTGGGGACGCGTCACGCTGGATGACGCACTCTACTTCGCCGGCGATGCCCGCAAGCTCATCGTCCTCGACGACATCCGCAACAACGTCGGCCTTACAACCGGCCAGTCAAAGGCCTACAACGTCAACGTCACCGCCGGCATGAGCCTGAAGGTCTCGCTTGTCTGGACCGAGCCGGCTGCGGCCGTCAACGCCAACCCGGCCTACATCAACGACCTGAACCTGACGGTCGCGGGCCCGGGCGGCACGTATCTGGGCAACAACTTCGCCAGCGGCCAATCCGCCACCGGCGGCTCGGCTGATTTCCGAAATAACGTCGAGCAGGTCTATCTGCTGACGCCCGCTGCGGGAACCTACACCATCACGGTGAACGCGCTGGCCGTGAATGCTGCCGGGTCGCCGCAGGGCTTCGCAGCCGTCGTCACCGGCAACGTCATCCCCACGCCGCAGCAGCCGGATTGCGACCAGAGCGGCGGGTTCGATCTCGCGCTGGACACCGCGTGCTTCGTGGATGTCCTGCTCGGCATCAACACCAACCCCGCGTCGCAAGCCGTCGTGGACATGGACGGCAACACGTTCAACAACGGGCAGGACATTCAGCAATGGATTGACTGCGTGGTGAACAACAACTGCAATTGA
- the pgdA_1 gene encoding Peptidoglycan deacetylase gives MRRDRDAAESRLDRSRIEGSRLRGLEEPERSVPAAPVANVFTVDLEDWPVAVMGPSEPITGRVVENTLKLLNILHWHGVHATFFVLTRVAEAFPELIAQVREAGHEIASHGHGHQLLTRQTPAEFEADVRRSVDVLQELTGERPMGYRAPAFSVVRETRWAGPILSRLGFQYSSSVFPILHRRYGIASAPRGIHRWDECPLMECPPATVRVAGVNLPIAGGGYFRLLPGAVVRAAVRRLNHAGQPAILYVHPYELDVDGLTYHADHGVRIGTWRRMTQSLGRESIEERLHRLLESFSFTTMRALLAPNASIPASQHAAAGAQ, from the coding sequence ATGCGTCGGGATCGGGATGCAGCCGAGAGTCGGCTTGACCGGTCGCGCATCGAAGGGAGCCGCCTGCGCGGGTTGGAAGAACCCGAGCGGTCGGTACCGGCCGCGCCGGTCGCCAACGTATTCACAGTTGACCTGGAAGACTGGCCGGTTGCGGTCATGGGACCGAGCGAGCCGATTACGGGTCGCGTGGTCGAGAACACACTCAAGCTGTTGAACATCCTGCATTGGCATGGCGTGCATGCGACATTTTTCGTCCTGACGCGCGTGGCCGAAGCGTTTCCCGAATTGATCGCGCAGGTTCGTGAGGCGGGGCATGAAATCGCGTCGCACGGTCACGGCCACCAGTTGCTGACGCGCCAAACTCCGGCGGAGTTTGAAGCGGACGTGCGTCGCAGCGTGGACGTGTTGCAGGAACTAACCGGCGAGCGACCGATGGGGTATCGCGCGCCGGCTTTCAGCGTGGTGCGAGAGACGCGCTGGGCTGGGCCGATCCTTTCTCGTCTGGGGTTTCAATACAGCTCGAGCGTGTTTCCGATCTTGCATCGGCGCTATGGGATTGCGTCGGCGCCGCGGGGAATCCATCGCTGGGATGAATGCCCGCTGATGGAATGTCCGCCGGCGACGGTGCGTGTGGCAGGCGTCAACCTGCCGATCGCGGGAGGGGGATACTTTCGACTGCTGCCGGGGGCCGTTGTTCGCGCCGCGGTGAGGCGGCTGAATCACGCGGGTCAGCCGGCGATCCTGTATGTGCATCCCTACGAGCTGGACGTGGATGGTTTGACGTATCACGCCGATCATGGCGTACGCATCGGCACCTGGCGGCGTATGACGCAATCGCTAGGTCGCGAGAGCATCGAAGAACGCCTGCATCGGCTCCTGGAGTCGTTCTCGTTTACAACCATGCGAGCGCTGCTGGCGCCCAATGCGTCGATCCCGGCATCGCAACACGCCGCTGCCGGCGCTCAGTGA
- a CDS encoding putative peptidase, producing MPSPAGYDNVNWWWLEDCESPLAFVVEFMSFTIVEARPVPAESGPKAIGERILRKHVERVAALLTKHDADAILLFRDSNILGFTGVPLAPSDRLICGWINRAGQTALVVPGFEADMARALPSGSVLVTWQEHEDAYASAAEAARLLGVDRGRIYLDGYMWLDAQRRLNEAMPHASFQTDPGILDSIREVKSPEEIEAIRAACHDTGLIYDLVSRRLQPGISEHELSREVIEQLVKMGVTPFGDLIQGGESAAIPHQPAGPRRFRDGDSVIVDFVARKQGYLGDMTRTFALGRASDDFVRAYQTVRAAQQAAIRAARPGVSCESVDAAARSVIESAGLGAYFTHRLGHGIGLDVHEPPYLVRGNARRLEVGMCMTVEPGVYLPGRFGIRIEDVIAITADGSEVLSNSVPTDVCRILGQVAS from the coding sequence TTGCCAAGCCCGGCCGGTTATGATAACGTTAACTGGTGGTGGTTGGAGGATTGCGAGTCGCCGCTCGCATTCGTGGTGGAGTTTATGAGTTTTACCATCGTTGAAGCGCGCCCGGTTCCTGCAGAGAGTGGGCCGAAAGCGATTGGCGAGCGCATCCTGCGGAAGCATGTCGAGCGCGTTGCCGCGCTGCTCACAAAGCACGACGCCGACGCGATTCTTCTGTTCCGTGATTCGAACATTCTCGGGTTTACCGGTGTGCCGCTCGCGCCGTCAGATCGCTTGATCTGCGGCTGGATTAATCGGGCCGGTCAGACCGCGCTGGTCGTGCCGGGTTTCGAGGCGGACATGGCGCGGGCGCTGCCGTCGGGCTCCGTTCTTGTTACTTGGCAAGAGCACGAGGACGCATATGCGTCGGCGGCCGAGGCGGCGCGACTGCTCGGTGTGGACCGCGGGCGCATCTACCTCGACGGTTACATGTGGCTTGATGCCCAGCGGCGATTGAACGAGGCCATGCCTCATGCGAGCTTCCAAACCGATCCGGGAATTCTGGATTCCATTCGCGAGGTCAAATCGCCGGAGGAGATCGAAGCCATCCGTGCGGCATGCCACGATACGGGTCTGATCTACGACCTGGTATCACGCCGATTGCAGCCGGGAATCTCCGAGCATGAACTGTCGCGTGAGGTGATCGAGCAACTTGTCAAGATGGGCGTCACGCCGTTTGGCGATCTGATTCAGGGCGGCGAAAGCGCCGCGATTCCGCACCAGCCCGCCGGGCCCAGGCGCTTTCGTGACGGCGATTCCGTGATCGTGGACTTTGTCGCCCGGAAGCAGGGCTATCTGGGCGACATGACTCGAACCTTTGCACTGGGCCGGGCGTCGGACGATTTCGTGCGAGCCTATCAGACCGTGCGGGCTGCGCAACAGGCGGCGATTCGTGCCGCGCGGCCGGGCGTCTCCTGCGAGTCCGTCGATGCCGCCGCGCGCTCGGTCATCGAGAGCGCCGGGTTGGGCGCGTATTTTACGCACCGGCTCGGCCATGGAATCGGGCTGGATGTGCATGAACCGCCATACCTGGTTCGAGGCAACGCACGACGGCTTGAGGTCGGAATGTGCATGACGGTCGAGCCGGGGGTCTATCTGCCCGGTCGATTCGGAATTCGTATTGAGGATGTCATCGCCATCACGGCGGACGGAAGCGAAGTCTTGAGCAATTCCGTTCCAACCGATGTGTGCCGGATTCTGGGGCAGGTCGCGTCGTGA
- a CDS encoding BFD-like [2Fe-2S] binding domain protein, giving the protein MNLDDNICYCYHVSMRKLVNFARRERLVRASQMSNCLGAGTGCGWCIPILQKIHQQVCVEQQGQAESGEGAQSPEIRGLPDSAADYGEARKKYLKSDAKHQF; this is encoded by the coding sequence ATGAACCTCGACGACAACATCTGTTACTGCTATCACGTCTCGATGCGGAAGCTCGTGAATTTTGCCCGGCGCGAGCGGCTCGTTCGCGCCAGTCAAATGTCAAATTGCCTCGGAGCGGGGACCGGCTGCGGCTGGTGCATTCCCATTCTGCAGAAAATCCATCAGCAGGTGTGCGTGGAGCAACAAGGGCAGGCCGAATCGGGAGAAGGGGCACAGTCTCCCGAGATTCGCGGACTTCCCGATAGCGCCGCGGACTACGGCGAAGCGCGGAAGAAGTACCTCAAATCGGACGCCAAACATCAGTTCTGA
- a CDS encoding DinB superfamily protein, with the protein MAHAATVEAGDSPAYQNKLLGLLGDRDPIDVMSKTPVFIRHVVSETDAAALRTRPFPGKWTPLEIIGHLVDTEWVYGYRIRLILCEERPTILGMDQDLWVAGQGYNEREPRELAEQYALLREANLQVWRSMGPAELARVGRHNERGEESLGLMLKMEAGHDLSHIDQITRYIAAVRGA; encoded by the coding sequence ATGGCTCATGCGGCGACCGTCGAGGCGGGGGACTCCCCGGCCTATCAGAACAAGCTGCTAGGATTGCTGGGGGATCGCGATCCGATCGATGTGATGTCCAAGACGCCGGTATTCATTCGACACGTCGTCTCCGAGACCGACGCGGCGGCGCTACGCACGCGGCCGTTTCCGGGGAAATGGACGCCGCTTGAGATCATCGGGCATCTCGTGGACACTGAATGGGTTTACGGCTATCGGATTCGCTTGATCCTGTGCGAAGAGCGGCCGACGATTCTCGGAATGGATCAGGACCTGTGGGTCGCAGGTCAGGGGTACAACGAGCGCGAGCCGCGCGAGCTGGCGGAGCAATACGCACTGCTTCGAGAAGCGAACCTGCAAGTGTGGCGCAGCATGGGGCCGGCAGAACTGGCGCGGGTGGGGCGGCACAACGAGCGCGGCGAGGAATCGCTGGGGCTGATGCTGAAAATGGAAGCCGGGCACGACCTGTCGCACATCGATCAGATCACGCGATACATCGCAGCCGTTCGCGGCGCGTAG
- the pleD_5 gene encoding Response regulator PleD, translating to MNGSSENGRYLVVGDLGQLGPPMVEALAPSRIEGVRTMLEGIAELPRKATRGVLVGHDEACRRPVEAMAALRRAAGEARVIFCCLPAREDVGQEMVAQGADDYVILPLERVDLIRAFGASTDVLGEREPAQASQRPDPLEELADAIPGLLGNRPGMLDRIAALIGEAIGAESVLVSMDQQVGRAGEDREVREALLVQTITRQGEKIGFIRAGRSRAGGYTIDDIQRLRGYAGVLGRLAEAAAQSERWRQLALADELTGLPNRRHLMEFLGATLQTAGAAGQIVTALVFDIDDFKRYNDRYGHDAGDEILCEVGRLFVQCSRRTDMVARYGGDEFVVVFWDPEGPRAAGSRHPAGVLMVLQRFRAALKKHRFTRLGQDSQGALTISGGLAHFPMQAKNVTDLLEAADRALLKAKEAGKNRFYILGGDESSTSIV from the coding sequence ATGAACGGATCATCTGAAAATGGCCGCTACCTTGTCGTCGGGGACCTCGGTCAACTTGGGCCGCCGATGGTGGAAGCGCTTGCGCCCAGCCGGATCGAAGGCGTTCGGACCATGCTGGAGGGCATCGCCGAGTTACCGCGCAAAGCGACGCGTGGCGTGCTGGTGGGTCATGACGAAGCCTGCCGAAGGCCGGTTGAGGCCATGGCGGCGCTGCGCCGGGCGGCGGGCGAGGCACGGGTGATCTTCTGTTGCCTGCCTGCGCGGGAGGATGTCGGCCAGGAGATGGTCGCACAGGGAGCCGACGACTACGTCATCCTGCCGCTGGAGCGGGTGGACTTGATTCGAGCTTTTGGCGCATCGACCGACGTGCTGGGGGAGCGTGAGCCGGCGCAGGCGTCGCAGCGGCCTGATCCACTTGAGGAACTGGCCGACGCGATTCCCGGTCTGCTCGGAAATCGGCCGGGGATGCTTGACCGAATCGCGGCGTTGATCGGGGAAGCCATCGGCGCCGAGAGCGTCCTGGTGAGCATGGATCAGCAGGTAGGTCGTGCGGGCGAAGACCGGGAAGTTCGCGAGGCACTGCTGGTGCAGACGATCACGCGGCAGGGCGAGAAGATCGGCTTCATTCGCGCGGGGCGGAGCCGCGCGGGTGGATATACGATTGACGATATTCAGCGGCTGCGCGGGTACGCAGGCGTGCTGGGACGGTTGGCCGAAGCGGCGGCGCAGTCCGAACGCTGGCGGCAGTTGGCCTTGGCGGATGAACTGACCGGGCTTCCGAACCGCCGACACCTGATGGAGTTCCTCGGTGCAACGCTACAGACCGCCGGCGCCGCCGGGCAGATCGTGACCGCCCTCGTGTTCGATATCGACGATTTCAAACGGTACAACGATCGCTACGGGCATGACGCGGGCGACGAGATCCTGTGCGAAGTCGGGCGGTTGTTTGTGCAATGTTCCCGGCGCACCGACATGGTCGCGCGCTATGGCGGAGACGAGTTTGTCGTCGTCTTCTGGGATCCGGAAGGTCCGCGCGCGGCTGGCTCGCGCCATCCGGCCGGAGTGTTGATGGTCTTGCAGCGGTTTCGCGCGGCGCTGAAGAAGCACCGCTTCACGCGCTTGGGCCAGGATTCGCAGGGGGCGCTGACCATCAGCGGCGGGCTGGCACACTTTCCCATGCAGGCGAAAAACGTGACCGATCTGCTCGAAGCGGCGGACCGGGCGTTGCTCAAGGCGAAGGAAGCCGGCAAGAATCGGTTTTACATTCTCGGCGGCGACGAAAGCAGCACGTCAATCGTTTGA
- the xynZ_1 gene encoding Endo-1,4-beta-xylanase Z precursor, which produces MLSAPPQGYNAVVHSTSHCHNTPTMPTPLLCIITGIATALGVADQPAHVEIEFVVTVPADTPTDAAPFVAGNRPELGNWRADGLPLIHNEDGRFHARLNLPDGAEVEYKITLGDWTRVERDASGRDVSNRRFTAASRLVVRAEVASWGGARTQSAASAPTPATQPGASTPSTRRPSRTGDIRLHEHFRSRLLSNERTLAIYLPPDYTRRPSARYPVLYMHDGQNLFDAATSFLGVEWQADEHAERLIRAGRIEPIIIVGIYNTPDRMHEYTPQADAQRDAGGRGRQYARFLVEEVKPFIDKTYRTIPDRAHTAVAGSSLGGLISLYLAREHREVFSQCGVVSPALMWADAALLKEVEGKSNWMAGTRFWLDMGTDEGRQIGTFNRAIELTRRLERAFLAAGLITGRDYYYAEIHEGQHNEAAWAARFDRMLLFFYGRSGADSIPPAASQRVGDAAPSSGR; this is translated from the coding sequence ATGCTATCGGCCCCGCCGCAGGGCTACAACGCCGTGGTGCATTCAACATCGCACTGCCATAATACGCCGACCATGCCGACGCCCTTGCTTTGCATCATCACGGGGATCGCCACCGCGCTTGGCGTCGCGGACCAACCCGCGCACGTGGAAATCGAGTTCGTGGTCACGGTACCCGCTGACACGCCAACCGACGCCGCGCCGTTTGTCGCGGGCAATCGACCGGAACTGGGCAACTGGCGTGCCGATGGCCTGCCTTTGATTCACAACGAGGACGGACGCTTTCACGCGAGGTTAAATCTCCCGGACGGCGCGGAAGTCGAATACAAGATAACTCTGGGCGACTGGACGCGCGTCGAGCGCGATGCATCCGGGCGGGATGTTTCAAATCGCCGTTTCACCGCCGCCTCGCGCCTCGTCGTCCGCGCGGAGGTTGCATCCTGGGGCGGCGCGCGAACGCAATCAGCCGCCAGCGCGCCGACTCCCGCTACGCAGCCCGGCGCTTCAACCCCATCGACCCGACGCCCCTCTCGTACCGGCGACATCCGACTGCATGAGCATTTTCGCAGCCGCCTGTTGAGCAACGAACGGACACTCGCGATCTATCTGCCCCCCGATTACACGCGCCGCCCTTCTGCTCGTTACCCCGTGTTGTACATGCATGACGGCCAGAACCTCTTCGACGCGGCCACGTCATTCCTCGGCGTTGAATGGCAGGCCGATGAGCACGCCGAGCGCCTCATCCGCGCGGGTCGAATCGAACCGATCATCATCGTCGGAATCTACAACACCCCGGATCGCATGCACGAATACACGCCGCAGGCCGATGCCCAGCGCGATGCCGGCGGTCGTGGTCGGCAATACGCCCGATTCCTCGTGGAAGAAGTCAAACCGTTCATCGACAAGACGTACCGCACGATTCCCGATCGTGCGCACACGGCTGTCGCCGGCTCTTCGCTGGGAGGGCTGATTTCTTTGTATCTGGCGCGCGAGCATCGCGAAGTCTTCTCGCAATGCGGCGTGGTCTCGCCCGCCCTGATGTGGGCCGACGCCGCCCTGTTGAAGGAGGTTGAGGGCAAGTCAAATTGGATGGCCGGCACGCGCTTCTGGCTCGACATGGGCACTGACGAAGGCCGCCAGATCGGCACGTTCAACCGTGCCATTGAGTTGACGCGACGGCTGGAGCGCGCCTTTCTTGCCGCCGGCCTCATCACCGGCCGCGACTATTACTACGCCGAAATCCACGAGGGCCAACACAACGAGGCCGCATGGGCCGCGCGATTCGATCGCATGTTGTTGTTCTTCTACGGCCGCTCCGGCGCGGACTCAATTCCGCCGGCCGCAAGCCAGCGCGTCGGCGACGCCGCGCCGTCATCTGGTCGCTGA